From a single Mycolicibacterium mengxianglii genomic region:
- a CDS encoding RDD family protein, which yields MPSSTPNSLYDRWQAPGSVVTGDAVVLDVQLAQLPMRAVGALIDATVMFLGYLIGVLLWAITLADYDPALSGAVLIIFTVVVLIGYPLVFETATRGRSLGKMAMGLRVVSEDGGPERFRQALFRALSAVIEIWMFFGGPAVICSLLSPKGKRIGDVFAGTVVISERGPRLGPPPAMPPELSWWAASLQLSGLGAEQAELARQFLSRAAQLDPALRDQMAYRIAGEVAARISPPPPSGAPPQLVLAAVLAERHRRELDRLGRQAGPPSPSAPQQSAPWPPEPWPPAPRPPAPPAPSAPSQFGPPPPAASSPTGFTPPT from the coding sequence ATGCCGAGCTCGACGCCCAACAGCCTCTACGACCGATGGCAGGCTCCCGGCTCGGTGGTGACCGGTGATGCGGTCGTCCTCGATGTGCAGCTGGCGCAACTGCCGATGCGGGCGGTCGGCGCCCTGATCGACGCCACGGTGATGTTCCTCGGCTACCTGATCGGTGTGCTGCTGTGGGCGATCACCCTGGCCGACTACGACCCGGCACTCTCGGGCGCGGTATTGATCATCTTCACCGTCGTGGTGCTGATCGGGTATCCGCTGGTGTTCGAGACCGCCACCCGCGGCCGTTCGCTGGGCAAGATGGCGATGGGCCTGCGGGTGGTGTCCGAAGACGGTGGTCCGGAACGCTTCCGGCAGGCGCTGTTTCGTGCACTTTCTGCGGTGATCGAGATCTGGATGTTCTTCGGCGGGCCTGCGGTGATCTGCAGTCTGCTGTCGCCGAAGGGCAAACGGATCGGGGACGTGTTCGCCGGCACCGTGGTGATCAGCGAGCGCGGCCCGCGCCTCGGCCCCCCGCCGGCCATGCCGCCGGAGTTGTCGTGGTGGGCGGCGTCGCTGCAGTTGTCGGGGCTGGGTGCCGAGCAGGCCGAGTTGGCCCGGCAGTTCCTGTCCCGCGCCGCGCAGCTCGATCCGGCCCTGCGTGACCAGATGGCCTACCGCATCGCGGGTGAGGTCGCCGCCCGAATTTCCCCGCCGCCACCGTCCGGGGCGCCACCGCAGTTGGTGTTGGCGGCGGTACTGGCCGAACGGCACCGCCGCGAACTGGATCGGTTGGGTCGACAGGCGGGCCCGCCATCCCCATCGGCCCCGCAACAGTCCGCGCCCTGGCCACCGGAGCCTTGGCCGCCCGCGCCCCGGCCGCCGGCCCCGCCGGCCCCGTCGGCCCCGTCGCAGTTCGGCCCACCGCCGCCGGCAGCCTCCTCTCCCACCGGCTTTACACCACCGACATAA